The following DNA comes from Arcobacter cloacae.
AGTCCCCTCTTTTGCAGTAACTAAAGGCATTGTAGTCATTTTATCTTTAGCTTTTTGTGTAAAATCTTTTGTAAATCTCATATCTCTATTTGTTAAAATACCAACTAAAATATTATTGTCATCAACAACAGGAACTCCAGAAATTCTATAAGATGCCATTATATCTTCTGCATCTTGTAATGTTTGAGAAGGTTTAATTGTAATTGGATCTATAATCATTCCTGATTCAGATTTTTTAACTTTTTTACATTGTAAAACTTGAGTTTCAATATCCATATTTTTATGAATAATTCCAATTCCTCCAAGTCTTGCCATTGCAATTGCTGCTTCATATTCAGTTACAGTATCCATAGCAGCACTTACAAATGGAATATTTAATTCAATTTTTTTTGTAAGTTTTGTTTTAATACAAACTTCTTTTGGTAATACTTCTGATTTTGCTGGTACTAATAGTACATCCTCAAATGTTAATGCTCTTTTTCTAATTCTCATTTTAAATTCCTAGGTTAATATTTATTTTGTATAATTAATAGCTTTTTCTAAAGATAAAGCACCATCAAATAAAGTTTGTTCATCATATGCGTTTGCAATAAATTGAAGTCCAACTGGCATACCATCTTCATCTTTATCAACAGGTAATGATATAGCTGGAAGTCCTGCTAGATTTACAGAAATTGTATAAATATCACTTAAATACATCTCTAAAGAAGTTTTAAATGAACCAAATTTTGGAGCAGTTGTTGGAGCAACTGGAGAAAGAATCAAATCTGCTTCGCTAAATATTGCAGAGTATTCATCTTTTATTAAATGTCTAACTTTTTGAGCTTTTATATAATATGCATCATAATATCCAGAACTTAGTACAAATGAACCTAACATTATTCTTTTTTGTACTTCATGACCAAATCCTTGCGATTTTGTCTGTACATACATATCTTTAAGACCAGCTTCACCTTTTCTATTTCCAAATCTAACACCGTCAAATCTTGCTAAATTTGCAGATGCTTCAGCAGTCGCAACAATATAATAAGTTGAAACAATCTTTTGAGTATCTAACATATTTTTATGAATTATTTTATGACCAGCCTCTTCTAAAGCACGAACGGCCTTATCAAAACCTTTTTTAATTGCGGGACTTGCCTGTTCAACAAAGTTATCAATTACAGCAATTGTTAATTTTCTATCGCTATTTAATTTAGGAGTTACAGCTTCATAGTCTATATTTGCAGAAGTTGAATCCATAGGATCATAACCACTTATAATATCGTATAAAATAGCAGCATCTTCAACATTTTGAGTTATTGGTCCACACTGATCAAGTGAAGATGAATAAG
Coding sequences within:
- the gatA gene encoding Asp-tRNA(Asn)/Glu-tRNA(Gln) amidotransferase subunit GatA; its protein translation is MITLKEALTLASDDIKKLRDDLSLKIKENNIGAYVEQLVSTDISKSGIGIPIAIKDNINVKNWEITCSSNILKGYISPYNATVINNLEKAGLSPFGRTNMDEFAMGSSTESSCYGRTLNPVDNEKVPGGSSGGSAAAVAAGIAIAALGTDTGGSIRQPAAYCGCVGMKPTYGRVSRYGITAYSSSLDQCGPITQNVEDAAILYDIISGYDPMDSTSANIDYEAVTPKLNSDRKLTIAVIDNFVEQASPAIKKGFDKAVRALEEAGHKIIHKNMLDTQKIVSTYYIVATAEASANLARFDGVRFGNRKGEAGLKDMYVQTKSQGFGHEVQKRIMLGSFVLSSGYYDAYYIKAQKVRHLIKDEYSAIFSEADLILSPVAPTTAPKFGSFKTSLEMYLSDIYTISVNLAGLPAISLPVDKDEDGMPVGLQFIANAYDEQTLFDGALSLEKAINYTK